A window from Engraulis encrasicolus isolate BLACKSEA-1 chromosome 11, IST_EnEncr_1.0, whole genome shotgun sequence encodes these proteins:
- the LOC134458418 gene encoding myosin heavy chain, fast skeletal muscle-like, with protein sequence MGDGDMAIYGPAAIYLRKPEKERIEAQTKPFDAKSACYVEDKEELYLKGTIKSREGGKVVVEVLDTKEEKTVKDEQVTPMNPPKYDKIEDMAMMTHLTEATVLYNLKERYAAWMIYTYSGLFCVTVNPYKWLPVYDPFVVSAYRGKKRMEAPPHIFSVSDNAYQFMLQDRENQSVLITGESGAGKTVNTKRVIQYFATIAVAGGKKKDEAPAASGKLQGSLEDQIIAANPLLEAYGNAKTVRNDNSSRFGKFIRIHFGTTGKLASADIETYLLEKSRVTFQLSDERGYHIFFQMMCNHKPEIIEMCLITTNPYDFPMCSQGQITVASINDAEELVATDEAIDILGFNAEEKVTIYKLTGAVLHHGNMKFKQKQREEQAEPDGTEDADKVAYLMGLNSGDMLKGLCYPRVKVGNEYVTKGQTVPQVNNAVMALAKSVYERMFLWMVIRINQMLDTKQSRQFFIGVLDIAGFEIFDFNSMEQLCINFTNEKLQQFFNHTMFVLEQEEYKKEGIVWEFIDFGMDLAACIELIERPMGIFAILEEECMFPKASDTTFKNKLYDQHLGKNNAFQKPKPVKGKPEAHFSLVHYAGTVDYNISGWLDKNKDPLNDSVVQLYQKSSVKLLPILYPPVVEEKGGKGGKKKGGSMATVSSAFRENLGKLMTNLRSTHPHFVRCLIPNEIKKPGLMQNFLVIHQLRCNGVLEGIRICRKGFPSRILYADFKQRYKVLNASVIPDGQFIDNKKASEKLLGSIDVDHTQYMFGHTKVFFKAGLLGTLEEMRDEKLAALVTMTQALCRAYLMRREFVKMMERREAIFTIQYNIRSFMGVKNWPWMNVYFKIKPLLKSAETEKELAVLKEEHAKLKEAHTKMEAKKKELEEKMVGLVQERNDLQLQVSSGSETLNDAEERCEGLIKSKIQLEAKLKETTERLEDEEEVNAELTAKKRKLEDECSELKKDIDDLELTLAKVEKEKHATENKVKNLTEEMAAQDESIGKLTKEKKALQEAHQQTLDDLQAEEDKVNTLTKSKTKLEQQVDDLEGSLEQEKKLRMDLERTKRKLEGDLKLSQENIMDLENDKQQSDEKLKKKDFETSQLLSKIEDEQSLGAQLQKKIKELQARIEELEEEIEAERAARAKVEKQRADLSRELEEISERLEEAGGATAAQIEMNKKREAEFQKLRRDLEESTLQHEATAAALRKKQADSVAELGEQIDNLQRVKQKLEKEKSEYKMEIDDLSSNMEAVAKAKANLEKMCRTLEDQLSEVKAKADEGARANNDLGAQRAKLLTENGELGRQLEEKDALVSQLSRSKQAFTQQIEELKRLNEEEVKAKNALAHAVQSARHDCDLLREQFEEEQEAKAELQRGMSKANGEVAQWRAKYETDAIQRTEELEESKKKLAQRLQEAEEQIEAVNSKCASLEKTKQRLQGEVEDLMIDVERANALAANLDKKQRNFDKVLAEWKQKFEEGQAETEGAQKEARSLSTELFKMKNSYEEALDQLETLKRENKNLQQEISDLTEQLGETGKSIHELEKAKKTVETEKAEIQTALEEAEGTLEHEESKILRVQLELNQVKGEVDRKLAEKDEEMEQIKRNSQRVIESMQGTLDSEVRSRNDALRVKKKMEGDLNEMEIQLSHANRQAAESLKHLRTIQGQLKDAQLHLDDAVRGQDDMKEQVAMVERRNGLMVAEIDELRAALEQTERCRKTAEAELVDASERVGLLHSQNTSLLNTKKKLEADLVQVQGEVDDIVQEARNAEDKAKKAITDAAMMAEELKKEQDTSAHLERMKKNLEVTVKDLQHRLDEAENLAMKGGKKQLQKLESRVRELEAEVENEQRRGVDAVKGVRKYERRVKELTYQTEEDKKNTARLQDLVDKLQLKVKAYKRQSEEAEEQANTHLAKLRKVAHELEEAEERADIAESQVNKLRAKSRDGGKKEAAE encoded by the exons ATGGGGGACGGTGATATGGCCATTTATGGCCCAGCTGCCATCTACCTCCGTAAGCCTGAGAAGGAGAGAATCGAGGCCCAGACTAAGCCCTTCGATGCCAAGAGCGCCTGCTATGTGGAAGACAAGGAGGAACTGTACCTGAAGGGTACCATCAAGAGCAGAGAGGGCGGCAAAGTCGTCGTTGAAGTTCTCGATACCAAGGAG GAAAAGACTGTTAAAGATGAACAAGTCACCCCCATGAATCCTCCCAAGTACGACAAGATTGAGGACATGGCCATGATGACCCACCTCACTGAAGCTACTGTCCTGTATAACCTCAAAGAGCGTTATGCAGCATGGATGATCTAC ACCTACTCTGGACTTTTCTGCGTTACGGTGAACCCCTACAAGTGGCTCCCTGTGTACGACCCATTTGTGGTGTCTGCCTACAGAGGCAAGAAGCGCATGGAGGCCCCACCCCAcatcttctctgtctctgacaaCGCCTACCAGTTCATGTTGCAAG acagagagaaccagTCTGTCCTGATTAC TGGAGAATCCGGTGCCGGAAAGACTGTCAACACCAAGCGTGTCATCCAGTACTTTGCAACAATTGCTGTGGCTGGAGGCAAGAAGAAGGACGAGGCTCCAGCTGCCTCTGGGAAACTGCAG GGCTCTCTTGAGGACCAGATTATTGCTGCCAACCCTCTGCTGGAGGCTTACGGTAATGCCAAGACTGTGAGGAATGACAACTCCTCCCGTTTC GGTAAATTCATCAGAATTCACTTTGGCACAACTGGAAAACTGGCTAGTGCTGATATTGAGACTT ACCTGCTGGAGAAGTCTAGAGTGACATTCCAGCTGTCTGATGAGAGAGGCTACCACATCTTCTTCCAGATGATGTGCAACCACAAGCCCGAGATCATTG AGATGTGTCTGATCACGACCAACCCATATGACTTCCCCATGTGCAGTCAGGGTCAGATCACTGTGGCCAGTATCAATGATGCTGAGGAGTTGGTGGCCACTGAT GAAGCCATTGACATCCTGGGTTTCAATGCAGAGGAGAAAGTCACCATCTACAAGCTGACTGGTGCTGTGCTTCACCACGGCAACATGAAATTCAAGCAGAAGCAGCGTGAGGAGCAGGCTGAGCCTGATGGCACTGAGG ATGCTGACAAAGTCGCTTACCTCATGGGCCTGAACTCCGGTGACATGCTGAAGGGTCTGTGCTACCCAAGAGTGAAGGTCGGAAATGAATACGTCACCAAGGGACAGACTGTACCTCAG GTGAATAATGCAGTGATGGCCTTGGCCAAGTCAGTCTATGAGAGGATGTTCTTGTGGATGGTCATCCGTATCAACCAGATGTTGGACACCAAGCAGTCAAGACAGTTCTTCATCGGTGTGCTGGATATCGCTGGCTTTGAGATCTTCGAT TTCAACAGCATGGAGCAGCTGTGCATCAACTTCACCAATGAGAAACTGCAACAGTTCTTCAACCACACCATGTTTGTACTTGAACAAGAAGAGTACAAGAAAGAGGGTATTGTTTGGGAGTTCATTGACTTCGGTATGGATTTGGCTGCTTGCATTGAACTCATTGAGAGG CCCATGGGTATCTTTGCCATCCTTGAAGAGGAGTGCATGTTCCCCAAGGCCTCTGACACCACTTTCAAGAACAAGCTGTATGACCAGCATCTTGGCAAGAACAATGCCTTCCAGAAGCCCAAGCCTGTCAAGGGCAAGCCTGAGGCCCACTTCTCCCTGGTGCACTATGCTGGCACTGTGGATTACAACATCTCTGGCTGGCTGGACAAGAATAAGGATCCACTGAACGATTCTGTTGTGCAGCTGTACCAGAAGTCATCTGTGAAACTGCTGCCTATCCTGTACCCACCTGTTGTTGAGG AGAAGGGAGGCAAAGGTGGCAAGAAGAAGGGTGGCTCCATGGCGACCGTGTCCTCCGCTTTCAGG GAGAACTTGGGCAAACTGATGACCAACTTGAGGAGCACCCATCCTCACTTTGTGCGTTGCCTGATTCCTAATGAAATTAAGAAACCAG GTCTTATGCAGAACTTCCTGGTCATCCACCAGCTCAGGTGCAACGGTGTGCTTGAGGGTATTAGAATCTGCAGAAAGGGTTTCCCAAGCAGAATCCTCTACGCTGACTTCAAGCAGAG ATACAAGGTGCTGAATGCCAGTGTTATCCCTGATGGACAGTTCATTGACAACAAGAAGGCTTCTGAGAAGCTCTTGGGATCTATTGATGTTGATCACACCCAGTACATGTTTGGACACACCAAG GTGTTCTTCAAGGCTGGTCTGCTGGGTACCCTTGAGGAGATGCGTGATGAGAAACTGGCAGCCCTGGTCACAATGACTCAGGCTCTCTGCCGTGCATACCTCATGAGGAGGGAGTTTGTCAAGATGATGGAAAGGAG AGAGGCCATCTTCACCATCCAGTACAACATCCGTTCATTCATGGGTGTCAAGAACTGGCCATGGATGAACGTGTACTTCAAGATCAAGCCTCTTCTGAAGAGCGCTGAGACTGAGAAGGAGCTGGCTGTTCTTAAGGAGGAGCATGCCAAACTGAAGGAGGCCCATACCAAAATGGAGGCCAAGAAGAAGGAGCTTGAGGAGAAGATGGTCGGTCTGGTGCAGGAGAGGAATGACCTGCAGCTCCAAGTGTCCTCT GGATCTGAGACTCTGAATGATGCTGAGGAGAGGTGTGAGGGTCTGATCAAGAGCAAGATCCAGCTTGAGGCCAAACTCAAGGAGACAACGGAGAGactggaggatgaagaggaagtcaATGCTGAGCTGACTGCCAAGAAGAGGAAACTGGAGGATGAGTGCTCTGAGCTCAAGAAGGACATTGATGATCTGGAGCTGACCCTGGCcaaagtggagaaggagaagcatGCCACCGAGAACAAG GTCAAGAACCTGACCGAGGAGATGGCTGCTCAGGATGAGTCCATTGGCAAGCTGACAAAGGAGAAGAAAGCCCTCCAAGAGGCCCACCAGCAGACTCTTGATGATCTCCAGGCAGAGGAGGACAAAGTCAACACTCTGACCAAATCCAAAACCAAGCTTGAGCAGCAAGTGGATGAT CTTGAGGGCTCCCTGGAGCAAGAAAAGAAGCTCCGCATGGACCTTGAGAGAACCAAGAGGAAGCTTGAGGGTGACCTGAAACTGTCCCAGGAGAACATCATGGATCTGGAGAACGACAAGCAGCAGTCTGATGAGAAGCTGAAGAA GAAGGACTTTGAAACCAGCCAACTTCTAAGCAAGATTGAGGATGAGCAATCTCTGGGTGCTCAGCTGCAGAAGAAGATCAAGGAGCTTCAG GCCCGTATTGAGGAGCTAGAGGAAGAGATTGAGGCTGAGCGTGCAGCTCGTGCCAAGGTTGAGAAGCAGAGAGCTGATCTGTCCAGGGAACTTGAGGAGATCAGTGAGAGGCTTGAGGAAGCTGGTGGTGCCACCGCTGCTCAGATTGAGATGAACAAGAAACGAGAAGCTGAGTTCCAGAAGCTGCGTCGTGACCTTGAGGAGTCCACCCTGCAGCATGAAGCCACTGCTGCCGCTCTGCGCAAGAAGCAGGCCGATAGCGTTGCTGAGCTGGGagagcagattgacaacctccagCGTGTCAAGCAGAAGCTTGAGAAGGAGAAGAGCGAGTACAAGATGGAGATTGATGACCTCTCCAGCAACATGGAAGCTGTTGCTAAGGCTAAG GCCAATCTTGAGAAGATGTGCCGCACCCTTGAGGACCAACTCAGTGAAGTCAAGGCCAAGGCTGATGAGGGCGCCCGTGCCAACAACGACCTTGGTGCACAGAGAGCTAAGCTGCTGACTGAAAATG GTGAGCTTGGCCGTCAGCTGGAGGAGAAGGATGCTCTTGTGTCTCAGCTGTCCAGGAGCAAGCAGGCCTTCACTCAGCAGATTGAGGAGCTGAAGAGACTGAATGAGGAGGAAGTCAAG GCCAAGAATGCCCTGGCCCACGCTGTTCAGTCTGCACGCCATGACTGCGACCTCCTGAGGGAGCAgtttgaggaggagcaggaggccaagGCTGAGCTGCAGCGTGGCATGTCCAAGGCCAACGGTGAGGTTGCTCAGTGGAGGGCCAAATACGAAACTGACGCCATCCAGCGCACTGAGGAGCTTGAGGAGTCCAA GAAAAAGCTTGCCCAGCGTCTGCAGGAGGCTGAGGAGCAAATTGAGGCTGTTAACTCCAAGTGTGCCTCTCTGGAGAAGACCAAGCAGAGACTCCAGGGTGAGGTTGAGGACCTCATGATTGATGTGGAGAGAGCCAATGCTCTTGCTGCCAACCTGGACAAGAAGCAGAGGAACTTTGACAAG GTTCTGGCTGAGTGGAAGCAGAAGTTTGAGGAGGGTCAGGCTGAGACAGAGGGTGCCCAGAAGGAGGCTCGCTCTCTCAGCACTGAGCTGTTCAAGATGAAGAACTCCTATGAGGAGGCTCTTGACCAGCTGGAGACTCTGAAGAGGGAGAACAAGAACCTCCAGC AGGAGATCTCTGACCTGACTGAGCAGCTCGGTGAGACTGGAAAGAGCATCCACGAGCTGGAGAAGGCCAAGAAGACTGTTGAGACTGAGAAGGCTGAGATCCAGACCGCCCTGGAGGAGGCTGAG GGAACTCTTGAGCATGAAGAGTCCAAGATCCTCCGTGTCCAGCTTGAGCTGAACCAGGTCAAGGGTGAGGTTGACAGGAAGCTggcagagaaggatgaggagatggagcagATCAAGAGGAACAGCCAGAGGGTGATTGAGTCTATGCAGGGTACTCTGGACTCTGAGGTCAGGAGCAGGAATGATGCCCTGAGAgtcaagaagaagatggagggagacctGAATGAGATGGAGATTCAGCTGAGCCATGCTAACCGCCAGGCTGCTGAGTCCCTGAAACACCTTAGGACCATCCAGGGTCAGCTCAAG GATGCCCAACTGCACCTTGATGATGCTGTTAGAGGACAGGACGACATGAAGGAGCAGGTTGCCATGGTGGAGCGCAGGAACGGCCTGATGGTTGCAGAGATTGATGAGCTGAGAGCAGCTCTGGAACAAACAGAGAGATGCCGCAAAACGGCTGAGGCGGAGCTGGTTGATGCCAGCGAGCGGGTTGGCCTTCTGCACTCTCAG AATACCAGCCTGCTGAACACCAAGAAGAAACTTGAGGCTGACTTGGTTCAGGTCCAGGGTGAGGTCGATGACATCGTCCAGGAGGCTAGAAATGCTGAGGACAAGGCCAAGAAAGCCATCACTGAT GCTGCCATGATGGCAGAGGAGCTGAAGAAGGAGCAGGACACCAGTGCTCATctggagaggatgaagaagaacctGGAGGTCACTGTGAAGGATCTGCAGCATCGCCTGGATGAGGCCGAGAATCTGGCCATGAAGGGTGGCAAGAAACAGCTCCAGAAACTGGAGTCGAGG GTCCGTGAGCTGGAAGCCGAGGTTGAGAATGAACAGAGGCGTGGTGTTGATGCCGTCAAGGGTGTCCGCAAGTACGAGAGGAGGGTGAAGGAACTCACCTACCAG ACTGAAGAGGACAAGAAGAACACTGCAAGACTCCAGGATCTGGTTGACAAGCTGCAGCTGAAGGTCAAGGCCTACAAGAGGCAGTCTGAGGAGGCT GAGGAGCAGGCCAACACCCACCTTGCCAAGCTGAGGAAGGTTGCTCATGAGCTGGAGGAAGCTGAGGAGCGCGCTGACATTGCTGAGTCCCAGGTCAACAAGCTCAGGGCCAAGAGCCGTGATGGTggaaag AAGGAGGCAGCCGAGTAA